In one window of Natator depressus isolate rNatDep1 chromosome 12, rNatDep2.hap1, whole genome shotgun sequence DNA:
- the DYNLRB2 gene encoding dynein light chain roadblock-type 2 isoform X1 produces the protein MAEVEETLKRIQAHKGVIGTIVVNAEGIPIRTTLDNSTTVQYAGLLHQLTMKARSTVRDIDPQNDLTFLRIRSKKHEIMVAPAVVLRTEHSTIVEASPMLSRMGQSPHMSYFQHSCWS, from the exons ATG gcagAAGTAGAGGAAACACTAAAGAGGATTCAGGCACACAAAGGGGTTATTGGAACTATTGTTGTAAATGCAGAAG GAATTCCAATCAGAACAACCCTAGATAACTCTACAACAGTACAATATGCAGGTCTTCTTCATCAGCTCACAATGAAAGCGAGGAGCACAGTGAGAGATATAGATCCTCAGAACGATCTAACTTTTCTTCGGATCAGATCAAAGAAACATGAAATCATGGTAGCCCCAG ctgtggtgctcagaactgaacacagtactatAGTGGAAGCTTCACCAATGCTCAGTAGAATGGGACAGTCACCTCATATGTCTTATTTTCAACACTCTTGTTGGAGCTAA